A stretch of DNA from Nitrospirota bacterium:
CCTTGTTCGTCGAGGGCGATCCCGGCAACCGGTGCTATCTCATCACCAAGGGGCAGGTGCGCATCAGCAAGTTCATTCGGAACATCGGAGAGGAGGCGCTGACGGTGCTGAAGGAGGGCGACTATTTCGGCGAGATGGCCTTGATCGACAATTTCCCCCGGTCCGCGCATGCCATCGCCAACACCGACCTTGAGGTCATTACAATCGACAAAACAGAGCTGGACTATATTCTGAACATGGACCATGAACTCGGGTATAAACTGCTCTGGAAATTCACGGAGACCCTTTCGAAGCGTTTGCGGGAGACCAATGAAAAAATGGCGGGCTTCCTGGCCATGAGCGGAGGGTTTTAAAGGGTCGCACGCAAAGCGTGCTTTAATGTGTTCTGACTCATTGACCGCGCCGGCCAGTATGCGTACAAGGATTTCAGTAATTCTTCAGTTACGAGGTTATCGAGCATATTATCGGCGTTTGTAAGCGCACGTAAATTGTCCTTCCCGAACGCATCTATCGGGAACATGGTGCTCATTCGGAATTAGCAAAAAACCAGATCCCCGATAGAAGAATTCGGGGATGACAGCCAGTGGGTCAAAGACCTTATAACTGAAGCATTACGGCCTTCACCTGTTTTCCATTGTCAAAGGGCGATGTTCATGGTATATTGTGTTCACTCACCCATTGTTAATGATCAGTGATTTTGGTATGAAAGGATGAATCATGGAATCCAAGCTCTCATTTCGGATTGTTTTTCGACCGGAGCCTGAAGGTGGTTATACGGTCATTGTGCCGTCTCTCCCGGGGTGCATCACCTATGGAGAAACCGTGGAAGAGGCTGGCAGAATGGCTGAGGATGCCATACGGGCATATTTGGTGAGCATGAAGAAGCATGGCGAGGAAATAGTCGATGATTCCAGGACACTGGAAAGCGTTTTAAATCTGGAATATGCCTAAACTTCCCGCGTTAACACCGGATGAGGTCATAAGAATATTGGTCCAAAATGGATTTGAACTCGATCACCAGACCGGAAGCCATAGAATATATTATAACTCCGCAACAAAAAAGCGCGTTGTAGTTCCCTATCACAGAAAAGACCTTCCTAAAGGAACCCTAAACTCCATTCTTAAACAGGCAGGATTGAGGGATATTTTTTGAAGGTGTCGGTTTTTGACGGGCTGTTGCCCAAACCCCTTT
This window harbors:
- a CDS encoding cyclic nucleotide-binding domain-containing protein, translating into MIELLKKIHLFDTLNERELEKIQNICVRETHARDTTLFVEGDPGNRCYLITKGQVRISKFIRNIGEEALTVLKEGDYFGEMALIDNFPRSAHAIANTDLEVITIDKTELDYILNMDHELGYKLLWKFTETLSKRLRETNEKMAGFLAMSGGF
- a CDS encoding type II toxin-antitoxin system HicB family antitoxin, producing MESKLSFRIVFRPEPEGGYTVIVPSLPGCITYGETVEEAGRMAEDAIRAYLVSMKKHGEEIVDDSRTLESVLNLEYA
- a CDS encoding type II toxin-antitoxin system HicA family toxin codes for the protein MPKLPALTPDEVIRILVQNGFELDHQTGSHRIYYNSATKKRVVVPYHRKDLPKGTLNSILKQAGLRDIF